One genomic segment of Ignavibacteriota bacterium includes these proteins:
- a CDS encoding cellulase family glycosylhydrolase: MRKIFLFVFIFLFVYNIYNGQTQFTKGVNLTNWFQTQNIYEINFTKFTKDDFIYLKSIGCNVIRIPINFQAMVDVKNNYKVDDYLLFLLDKVCDWAEELKINIIIDNHPFRKDITNENYDKILIPIWKELSNHFKNRSHLIHYEILNEPHGISNFKWNKIQQNVLNETRKIDTTHSVIIGAANFNSYKDLDSLTIYNDKNIIYTFHFYEPFLFTHQGASWINPSMEKVKNIPFPYNEKKMYLDNSFSKTWIQSLFKRYKIEGTENYLNEMIDKISAFKKKNNVKLFCGEFGVLNFNVNKNDRNFWHKLVSENFTKNEIPWTVWDFNSDFGMFNSDQEINLELLELLNYKPINYVNQILDKCSIKIFSDFCENEVQPIKSTNLKNITFANEDKTEGEFSLKWENAEKYSTITFDFSPDKNLQNQANENAVVKFSMKFSHANTRIDLRFVDSKINSSDHAWRKNYSIESVNSNSWQKFEIPLNDFYETGCYENGKWYNPENKFDWSEIDKFEIVAEQESLIGKTILLDEIEISICN, translated from the coding sequence GTGAGAAAAATATTTTTATTCGTTTTTATATTTCTTTTTGTGTACAATATTTATAATGGTCAAACCCAATTTACAAAAGGTGTAAATCTTACAAATTGGTTTCAAACACAAAATATTTATGAAATTAATTTTACAAAATTCACCAAAGATGATTTTATTTACTTAAAATCAATTGGCTGTAATGTAATAAGAATTCCCATCAATTTTCAGGCAATGGTTGATGTAAAAAATAATTATAAAGTTGATGATTATCTTTTATTTCTTCTCGATAAAGTCTGCGATTGGGCTGAAGAATTAAAAATAAATATTATTATCGATAATCATCCTTTTAGGAAAGATATAACTAATGAAAATTATGATAAAATTTTAATTCCGATTTGGAAAGAACTAAGCAATCATTTTAAAAATCGTTCACATTTAATTCATTACGAAATCTTAAATGAACCGCACGGAATTTCAAATTTTAAGTGGAATAAAATTCAACAAAATGTTTTAAATGAAACTAGGAAAATTGATACCACACATTCAGTAATTATTGGCGCAGCTAATTTCAATAGTTATAAAGATTTGGATTCTTTAACAATCTATAATGATAAAAATATTATTTACACTTTTCATTTTTATGAACCTTTTTTGTTTACGCATCAAGGTGCAAGCTGGATAAATCCATCAATGGAGAAAGTTAAAAATATTCCATTCCCGTATAACGAAAAAAAAATGTACTTAGATAATTCTTTCTCCAAAACTTGGATTCAAAGTTTATTTAAAAGATATAAAATTGAAGGAACGGAAAATTATTTGAATGAAATGATTGATAAAATTTCTGCATTTAAAAAGAAAAATAATGTAAAATTATTTTGCGGTGAATTCGGTGTTTTAAATTTTAATGTTAATAAAAATGATAGGAATTTTTGGCATAAATTAGTTTCAGAAAATTTTACAAAAAATGAAATACCTTGGACGGTTTGGGATTTCAACAGTGATTTTGGAATGTTCAATTCAGACCAAGAAATAAATTTGGAACTTTTAGAATTATTGAATTATAAGCCAATAAATTATGTAAATCAAATTTTGGATAAATGTTCTATTAAAATATTTTCAGATTTTTGTGAAAATGAAGTTCAGCCAATAAAATCAACGAATTTGAAAAATATTACTTTTGCAAATGAAGATAAAACTGAAGGAGAATTTTCATTAAAATGGGAAAATGCTGAAAAATATTCAACAATTACTTTTGATTTTTCACCTGATAAAAATTTACAAAATCAAGCAAACGAAAATGCTGTTGTAAAATTTTCAATGAAATTTAGTCATGCAAATACAAGAATTGATTTGAGATTTGTTGATTCAAAAATTAATTCTTCAGATCATGCATGGAGAAAAAATTATTCTATAGAATCTGTTAATTCAAATTCTTGGCAAAAGTTTGAAATACCATTAAATGATTTTTACGAAACTGGTTGTTATGAAAATGGGAAATGGTACAATCCGGAAAATAAATTTGATTGGAGTGAAATCGATAAATTTGAAATTGTTGCAGAACAAGAATCATTAATTGGCAAAACTATTCTTTTGGATGAAATTGAAATTTCAATTTGTAATTAA
- a CDS encoding segregation/condensation protein A: MYKIKLNTFEGPLDLLLFFIRRDELDIYDIPISRITKEFIEYLGLLEKLDLEIAGDFLLMAATLMQIKVRMLLPKEIDAKGEEIDPRMDLVNALIEYKRYKEMSDEFSFLEANHRKVSYRGNFKNDEVEHQGEIETLLKNVTIYDLIKAFQSALMEKPKPFLHEVKKLNVTIDEQIDFILSKVKEFGKVHFIALVKEMNEKIRIVVTFIALLELVKMGKIGLNESPKFNDFEIYALSNG; encoded by the coding sequence TTGTACAAAATAAAATTAAATACTTTTGAAGGTCCGCTTGATCTTCTTTTGTTTTTTATCCGAAGAGACGAACTGGATATTTATGATATTCCAATTTCAAGAATTACAAAGGAATTTATTGAATATTTAGGATTATTAGAAAAGTTGGATTTGGAAATTGCCGGCGATTTTTTGTTAATGGCTGCAACGCTTATGCAGATTAAGGTTAGAATGCTTCTTCCAAAAGAAATTGATGCCAAAGGAGAAGAAATTGATCCGCGCATGGATTTGGTAAATGCACTCATTGAGTATAAAAGATATAAAGAAATGAGCGATGAATTTTCTTTTCTTGAAGCTAATCATAGAAAAGTTTCATATCGTGGAAATTTTAAAAATGATGAAGTTGAACATCAAGGCGAAATAGAAACTTTGCTTAAGAATGTTACAATTTATGATTTGATAAAAGCGTTTCAATCAGCCTTAATGGAAAAACCTAAGCCTTTTCTGCACGAAGTAAAAAAATTAAATGTTACAATTGATGAACAAATAGATTTTATTTTATCTAAAGTAAAAGAATTTGGTAAAGTACATTTTATTGCTTTGGTAAAAGAAATGAATGAGAAAATTAGAATTGTTGTTACATTTATTGCTTTACTTGAATTAGTAAAAATGGGAAAAATAGGTTTGAATGAATCACCAAAATTTAATGATTTTGAAATTTACGCATTGAGCAATGGATAA
- a CDS encoding rRNA pseudouridine synthase, which translates to MITRLNKYLSECGIASRRKSDLLIQEGRVKVNGKIVFELGTKIDTEQDEVSIDGEKSKAQRKVYFLLNKPKGVITSTDDEKNRATVVDLIKTREKIFPVGRLDFNTTGLLILTNDGDFSNFITHPKNGIEREYEVKLDKPLLKEHREDLLKGIFIDYRKSKFVKISFPKDNNFSIVRVVTVEGRNHFVKKMFDHFEYNVKDLTRIRFGKLTLKNLQRGESRILTEKEINFLISK; encoded by the coding sequence ATGATAACACGATTGAATAAATATTTATCGGAATGTGGAATTGCATCCCGGAGAAAATCTGATTTGCTAATTCAAGAAGGTAGAGTAAAAGTAAATGGTAAAATTGTTTTTGAACTTGGGACCAAAATTGATACAGAGCAAGATGAAGTTTCGATTGATGGTGAAAAAAGTAAAGCCCAGCGAAAAGTTTATTTTTTACTTAATAAACCTAAAGGCGTAATTACTTCAACAGATGATGAAAAAAACAGAGCTACAGTTGTTGATTTAATTAAAACCAGAGAAAAAATTTTCCCGGTTGGAAGATTAGATTTTAATACGACTGGACTTTTAATTCTAACAAACGACGGAGATTTTTCTAATTTTATTACACATCCCAAAAATGGAATTGAAAGAGAATACGAAGTTAAACTTGATAAACCTTTATTAAAAGAACACAGAGAAGATTTGCTAAAGGGAATTTTTATTGATTACAGAAAAAGTAAATTCGTAAAAATTTCTTTTCCAAAAGATAATAATTTTTCAATTGTTAGAGTTGTTACTGTTGAAGGACGAAATCATTTTGTAAAAAAAATGTTTGATCATTTTGAATATAATGTAAAAGATTTAACCAGAATTAGATTCGGAAAACTTACCTTGAAAAATCTGCAAAGAGGTGAAAGCAGAATCCTTACAGAAAAAGAAATAAATTTTTTAATTAGTAAATAA
- the scpB gene encoding SMC-Scp complex subunit ScpB, whose product MDNIYKSIIESLIFASDDPIPSQEIIKAIKEIDGDDIEINISDVENSVNELNEKYNNEESSYRILKIADGFVFATKPEYAKYVGFLSTEKSKRRLSQAALETLAIVAYKQPITKPEIETIRGVNSDYIINTLLEKNLITIKGRADSMGRPLLYATTDEFLKYFGLNRISDLPKPREIEEIVKDADFIEQKRKIMMNEIEENLEQEIIDSSGNDNTIE is encoded by the coding sequence ATGGATAACATTTATAAATCTATTATTGAATCTCTAATTTTTGCTTCGGATGATCCAATTCCATCGCAAGAAATTATTAAAGCAATTAAGGAAATTGACGGTGATGATATTGAGATAAATATTTCCGATGTTGAAAATTCCGTAAATGAGTTAAATGAAAAATATAATAATGAAGAATCATCTTATAGAATTCTAAAAATTGCGGATGGATTTGTATTTGCAACTAAACCGGAATATGCAAAATATGTTGGATTTCTATCAACAGAAAAAAGTAAACGTAGATTAAGTCAAGCAGCACTTGAAACTTTGGCAATTGTTGCTTATAAACAGCCAATTACAAAACCGGAAATTGAAACAATTCGCGGTGTAAATTCTGATTATATTATTAATACGCTTTTGGAAAAAAATCTCATTACAATTAAAGGTAGAGCCGATTCAATGGGAAGACCTTTGTTGTATGCAACTACAGATGAATTTCTGAAATATTTTGGTTTAAACAGAATTTCAGATTTGCCTAAGCCGAGAGAAATTGAAGAAATTGTTAAAGATGCTGATTTTATTGAACAAAAAAGAAAAATTATGATGAATGAAATTGAAGAAAATTTAGAACAAGAAATAATAGACTCGAGTGGAAATGATAACACGATTGAATAA
- a CDS encoding CDP-alcohol phosphatidyltransferase family protein — protein sequence MKIQLNKIHTISNYISFVRLLLAIPIFYFINNINEITGARIILVTLYLFAYLTDILDGYFARKFNEISELGKIIDPLADKILVIMIVLFLFYFNIISEFYFWLIVLRDLIIFTGGIFVSKKIGFVLPSNYLGKATVLSIGIYIIIVTLGYNSSHISHQIFYNLSIILSFLSVIFYALRGYKEIKKVKNEVV from the coding sequence ATGAAAATCCAATTAAATAAAATTCACACAATTTCGAATTATATAAGTTTTGTAAGATTACTTCTCGCAATCCCAATTTTTTATTTCATCAATAATATAAATGAAATTACGGGAGCACGAATTATTTTAGTTACACTTTATTTATTTGCATATTTAACCGATATTCTTGATGGATATTTTGCACGAAAATTCAATGAAATTTCGGAGCTTGGTAAAATAATTGATCCTCTTGCAGATAAAATTCTAGTAATTATGATTGTGCTTTTTCTTTTCTACTTTAATATCATTTCAGAATTTTACTTTTGGTTAATTGTTTTACGGGATTTGATTATCTTTACCGGCGGAATTTTTGTGAGTAAGAAAATCGGTTTTGTTTTACCTTCCAATTATTTAGGAAAAGCAACGGTTTTATCAATCGGAATTTATATTATAATTGTTACGCTGGGATATAATTCTTCGCATATTTCTCATCAAATTTTCTATAATTTATCAATTATTTTAAGTTTTCTCTCAGTAATTTTTTATGCATTGAGGGGATATAAAGAAATTAAAAAGGTTAAAAATGAAGTTGTTTAA
- the trpS gene encoding tryptophan--tRNA ligase, whose protein sequence is MELVNTKRRILSGMRPTGKLHLGHYVGALENWVILQNEYFSFHLIADLHVLTTQLETDQIYQNTIDMVIDWLAVGLDPEKAPFFRQSQIKEHTELFLIFSMLITKARLERNPTLKDQVRDLNIENIVFGHLGYPVLQSADILLYKGEAVPVGEDQVPNVEITREIARKFNNQYGYVFREPKPLLTKFSRLVGLDGEAKMSKSLGNTILLSDEPQEVINKLKKAKTDPQKLRKNDPGNPDICLVFSYHKKFNETEINEIEAGCRSGTLGCVDCKLNCASKMNLFLEPILEKRKMFENNISKVEEIIFDGETRARKVAQETMQEVRSAMHLG, encoded by the coding sequence ATGGAATTGGTAAATACAAAAAGAAGAATTTTAAGCGGAATGCGTCCTACCGGTAAATTACATCTTGGACATTATGTTGGTGCGTTAGAAAATTGGGTAATACTTCAAAACGAATATTTTAGTTTTCACTTAATTGCTGATTTGCATGTTTTAACTACTCAACTTGAAACGGATCAAATTTATCAAAATACAATTGATATGGTAATTGATTGGCTTGCCGTTGGACTTGATCCCGAAAAAGCACCGTTTTTTCGTCAATCACAAATTAAAGAGCACACAGAATTATTTTTAATTTTTTCAATGTTAATTACAAAAGCCAGACTTGAGCGAAATCCAACTTTGAAAGATCAAGTTAGAGATTTAAATATTGAAAATATTGTGTTTGGTCATTTAGGTTATCCGGTTTTGCAATCCGCAGATATATTATTGTATAAAGGGGAAGCTGTTCCGGTTGGTGAAGATCAAGTTCCTAATGTTGAAATCACAAGAGAAATTGCGCGAAAATTTAATAATCAATATGGTTATGTTTTTAGAGAACCAAAACCGTTGCTAACAAAATTTTCTAGATTGGTTGGTTTGGATGGTGAAGCAAAAATGAGCAAATCTCTTGGCAACACAATTCTACTTTCTGATGAACCGCAAGAAGTAATTAATAAATTGAAAAAAGCAAAAACCGATCCGCAGAAATTAAGAAAAAATGATCCCGGAAATCCCGATATTTGTTTAGTTTTTAGTTATCATAAAAAATTTAATGAAACAGAAATTAATGAAATTGAAGCCGGATGCAGAAGCGGAACTTTAGGCTGTGTAGATTGTAAATTAAATTGCGCATCAAAGATGAATTTATTTTTAGAACCGATTCTTGAAAAAAGAAAAATGTTTGAAAATAATATTTCAAAAGTTGAAGAAATAATTTTTGATGGGGAAACGAGAGCAAGAAAAGTTGCACAAGAAACAATGCAAGAAGTTAGATCTGCAATGCATTTGGGATAA
- the ftsY gene encoding signal recognition particle-docking protein FtsY, which yields MKLFKNLNFGKLKDGLTKTREKIFNSISETISGKAKIDDEVLDELEEILISSDIGMETAERIIESTRRTLKNEKERSEEKIIEILKNELILLLEEKSSKVTEYDLIEKFKPYVILIVGVNGAGKTTTIGKLAHNYKKAGLKVVIGSADTFRAAANEQLEIWANRAGVEIIQREHGSDPSSVAFDTLTSAKKSNADIVIIDTAGRLHTKTNLMEELKKIKRVLNKVLDFAPNDTFLVIDGNTGQNGLTQAQEFAKSTELTGLIVTKLDGTAKGGIIFQITAEQNIPVKYIGVGEGIEDLQTFDAKEFVNAIFG from the coding sequence ATGAAGTTGTTTAAAAATCTAAATTTTGGAAAACTTAAAGACGGATTAACCAAAACCAGAGAAAAAATATTTAATAGTATTTCGGAAACAATTAGCGGAAAAGCAAAAATTGATGATGAAGTTTTAGATGAACTTGAAGAAATTTTAATATCAAGCGATATTGGAATGGAAACCGCCGAAAGAATTATTGAATCTACACGAAGAACTTTAAAGAATGAAAAAGAAAGATCCGAAGAAAAAATTATTGAAATTCTTAAAAATGAATTGATTTTACTGCTTGAAGAAAAAAGTTCTAAAGTTACAGAATATGATCTTATTGAAAAATTTAAACCATACGTTATTTTAATTGTTGGAGTAAACGGTGCTGGCAAAACAACAACAATTGGAAAACTTGCACATAATTATAAAAAAGCGGGATTGAAAGTCGTTATTGGTTCTGCAGATACTTTTAGAGCTGCGGCAAATGAACAATTAGAAATTTGGGCAAATAGAGCTGGTGTTGAAATAATTCAGCGGGAGCATGGTTCTGATCCTTCTTCAGTTGCATTTGATACTTTAACTTCTGCAAAGAAAAGTAATGCAGATATTGTAATAATTGATACAGCCGGAAGACTGCACACAAAAACAAATTTAATGGAAGAATTAAAAAAAATTAAACGTGTTTTAAATAAAGTTTTAGACTTTGCACCAAATGATACATTTTTGGTAATTGATGGAAATACCGGTCAAAATGGTTTAACACAAGCGCAAGAATTTGCAAAATCAACAGAATTAACCGGGCTTATTGTAACCAAACTTGATGGAACCGCAAAAGGCGGAATAATTTTTCAAATAACTGCCGAACAAAATATTCCCGTAAAATATATTGGAGTTGGAGAGGGAATTGAAGATCTTCAAACTTTTGATGCAAAAGAGTTTGTGAACGCAATTTTTGGGTGA
- a CDS encoding cellulase family glycosylhydrolase: MKKFLILYIVVVSQIFAQTPFTKGINLTGWFQEEKATLIHFGKYTKQDFRNIKSLGCDVIRLPINLHFMTDGAPNYYLDPIFVQFLDSVVTWAEEININLILDNHSFDPAVSTNPNVGEVLIPVWQQMAEHYKNRSKLIFYEILNEPNGISRTIWNSTQQNVINAIREIDSVHTIIVGGTSWNSYNELNYLPQYSDTNLIYTFHFYDPFLFTHQGASWTSPSMVGLANVPFPYSAAEMPVMPTSFDGTWVETSYNSYKTDGTEAKVKSLIDIAANFQKNRNVPVFCGEFGVFISNADTNERVEWYRIVREYLEGKDITWTSWDYQNGFGLFEKGTDELFNYDLNIPLIKALGFNEVVQEDLVIQPDSNGFDFYKDKIGGNITPYFYHTTGELNYYVDSDSREGKFSFYWANANQYEFINFNFVPNKDLSYLAQNNYYLHISVKGNSPGGKFDLRFIDTKTDDKNDHPWRRRYTVTESNSGPWNNTWHDLAIPFSNFVEHGSWDNNQWYNPIGAFDWSQVDNFDIVAEDANLLGKEFWFDNIYISDNPVGIKENKIYSEFSLSQNYPNPFNPITTIKYSIPKNVKNEIPNVHLIIYDILGSEVKTLVNEKQIPGNYEIQFDGNKLSSGVYFYKIQAGTFSDIKKMMLIK, from the coding sequence TTGAAGAAATTTCTTATTCTTTATATAGTTGTTGTTAGTCAAATCTTTGCTCAAACTCCTTTTACAAAAGGCATAAATTTAACTGGATGGTTCCAAGAAGAAAAAGCAACATTAATTCATTTTGGGAAATATACAAAACAAGATTTTAGAAATATTAAATCACTTGGTTGTGATGTAATCAGACTTCCAATTAATTTACACTTCATGACTGACGGAGCACCCAACTATTATTTAGATCCAATTTTCGTTCAATTTCTTGATAGTGTTGTAACTTGGGCTGAAGAAATAAATATTAATCTAATTTTAGATAATCATTCATTTGATCCGGCTGTTAGCACGAATCCAAATGTTGGAGAAGTCTTGATTCCGGTTTGGCAGCAAATGGCAGAACATTATAAAAATAGATCAAAATTAATTTTTTACGAAATATTAAATGAGCCAAACGGAATTTCCAGAACTATTTGGAATTCAACTCAACAAAATGTTATAAACGCAATTAGAGAAATTGATTCAGTTCATACTATAATTGTTGGAGGAACAAGCTGGAATTCATACAATGAATTAAATTATCTGCCACAATATTCGGATACAAATTTAATTTATACTTTTCACTTTTATGACCCGTTTTTATTTACTCACCAAGGTGCCAGCTGGACAAGTCCATCAATGGTTGGTTTAGCAAATGTACCATTTCCATATTCAGCCGCAGAAATGCCCGTGATGCCAACATCATTTGATGGTACTTGGGTTGAAACATCATACAATAGTTATAAGACTGACGGAACTGAGGCTAAAGTTAAAAGTCTTATAGATATTGCTGCAAATTTTCAGAAGAATAGAAATGTTCCGGTTTTCTGCGGGGAGTTTGGTGTTTTTATTTCAAATGCTGATACTAATGAAAGAGTTGAGTGGTACAGAATTGTTAGAGAATATTTAGAAGGAAAAGATATCACTTGGACAAGCTGGGATTACCAAAATGGATTTGGTTTATTCGAGAAGGGAACTGATGAACTTTTTAATTATGATTTAAATATTCCTTTGATAAAAGCGCTTGGATTTAATGAAGTTGTGCAAGAAGATTTAGTTATTCAGCCCGATTCAAACGGCTTCGATTTTTATAAAGACAAAATCGGAGGAAATATTACTCCTTATTTTTATCATACAACCGGCGAATTGAATTATTATGTAGATTCAGATTCGCGTGAAGGAAAATTTTCGTTCTATTGGGCAAATGCAAATCAATATGAATTTATAAATTTTAATTTTGTACCAAACAAAGATTTATCATACTTAGCTCAAAACAATTACTATTTGCATATAAGTGTAAAAGGCAATTCTCCAGGGGGAAAATTTGATTTGAGATTTATTGATACAAAAACCGATGACAAAAATGATCATCCTTGGAGGAGAAGATACACAGTAACCGAAAGTAACAGCGGGCCATGGAATAATACTTGGCATGATTTAGCAATTCCATTTTCAAATTTTGTTGAACACGGCTCTTGGGATAATAATCAATGGTATAATCCAATCGGCGCATTTGATTGGTCGCAAGTTGATAATTTTGATATTGTTGCAGAAGATGCAAATTTACTTGGCAAAGAATTTTGGTTTGATAATATTTACATTTCTGATAATCCAGTCGGCATTAAAGAAAATAAAATCTATTCCGAATTTTCACTTTCGCAAAATTATCCGAATCCTTTTAATCCAATTACAACAATTAAATATTCAATTCCGAAAAATGTGAAAAATGAAATTCCTAATGTACATTTAATCATTTATGATATTTTGGGCAGCGAAGTTAAAACCTTAGTTAACGAAAAACAAATTCCCGGAAATTATGAAATACAATTTGACGGAAACAAATTATCAAGCGGAGTTTACTTTTATAAAATTCAAGCTGGAACTTTTTCTGACATTAAAAAAATGATGCTGATAAAGTGA
- the mnmA gene encoding tRNA 2-thiouridine(34) synthase MnmA — protein sequence MSGGVDSSVAAALLKNQGFDVIGITMKTWGFMEVGGAPKHESGCCSLDAIFDAKSIATKFGFPHYTVDFTKAFEENVITDFVDEYLNGRTPNPCVICNRKIKWEELLSKADSLDAYYVATGHYAKVEFNYISNRYCLKLGNDTNKDQTYALWGLTQKSLSRTLFPLSDLTKTEVRKIAEELGIKTANKPDSQEICFVADNNYERFLRERIPDEIEKVEKGDLIFEGEKVGNHKGIPFYTVGQRKGLGIALGKPVYVKSINKENNIVELGNSEDLFSTNVIADQINYVSVDKLEIGNTVIAKIRYSDKGSLAKVVEANSDKITLEFLEPKRAITPGQSLAIYDEQGYLLAGGIISKE from the coding sequence ATGAGCGGCGGAGTTGATTCATCTGTTGCGGCGGCTTTATTAAAGAATCAAGGTTTTGATGTAATTGGAATTACGATGAAAACTTGGGGATTTATGGAAGTCGGCGGAGCACCAAAACATGAATCCGGCTGCTGTTCCTTAGATGCAATTTTTGATGCAAAAAGTATTGCCACAAAATTTGGATTTCCGCATTATACAGTTGATTTTACTAAAGCTTTTGAGGAAAATGTAATTACAGATTTTGTTGACGAATATTTAAATGGAAGAACTCCAAATCCATGTGTAATTTGCAACAGAAAAATTAAATGGGAAGAACTTTTATCTAAAGCAGATTCCTTAGATGCTTATTATGTTGCAACTGGACATTATGCAAAAGTTGAATTTAATTATATTTCAAATCGTTATTGTCTAAAACTTGGAAATGATACAAACAAAGATCAGACTTACGCACTTTGGGGTTTAACGCAAAAAAGTTTAAGTAGAACATTATTTCCTTTAAGTGATTTAACAAAAACGGAAGTTCGTAAAATAGCGGAAGAATTAGGAATCAAAACTGCAAATAAACCGGATAGTCAAGAAATATGTTTTGTTGCAGATAACAATTATGAAAGATTTTTGCGTGAACGAATTCCGGATGAAATTGAAAAAGTTGAAAAAGGTGATTTAATTTTTGAAGGCGAAAAAGTTGGAAATCACAAAGGAATTCCTTTTTATACAGTTGGACAAAGAAAAGGTCTTGGAATTGCTTTAGGAAAACCGGTTTATGTTAAATCAATAAATAAAGAAAATAATATTGTTGAATTAGGAAATTCCGAAGATTTATTTAGTACAAATGTAATTGCAGATCAAATAAATTATGTAAGTGTTGATAAATTGGAAATTGGAAATACTGTAATTGCAAAAATTAGATATTCAGATAAAGGTTCGTTAGCAAAAGTTGTTGAAGCAAATTCAGATAAAATTACTTTAGAATTTTTGGAACCTAAAAGAGCAATTACTCCCGGTCAATCTTTAGCAATTTATGATGAACAAGGATATTTATTAGCCGGTGGAATTATTTCAAAAGAATAA
- a CDS encoding HNH endonuclease, with amino-acid sequence MGGNFEHTYSNNGVLNARVLLLNQSYEPLTLCSAKKAVVLVYLRKAELIRENPKLLVRSVSTSLPWPSVIRLKTYIKIPHSNINLTRKNILRRDNHKCAYCGRGDLAFTVDHVIPKSKGGKETWENLVTACLPCNNRKGDRTPDEAEMKLRVIPHKPNHIMFILNSISRIDENWKPYLFQ; translated from the coding sequence ATTGGAGGCAATTTCGAACACACATACTCAAATAACGGTGTATTAAATGCACGAGTACTATTACTAAATCAAAGTTATGAACCGCTTACATTATGCTCTGCAAAGAAAGCAGTTGTTTTGGTTTATTTAAGAAAAGCCGAATTGATTAGAGAAAATCCCAAATTATTGGTAAGATCTGTTTCAACATCATTGCCATGGCCAAGCGTAATTAGATTGAAAACATATATTAAAATTCCCCATAGTAATATTAATCTTACAAGAAAAAATATTTTGAGAAGAGACAATCACAAATGTGCATATTGCGGAAGAGGAGATTTAGCATTTACAGTTGATCATGTAATTCCAAAATCAAAAGGCGGAAAAGAAACTTGGGAAAATTTGGTAACTGCATGTCTTCCTTGTAATAACAGAAAAGGTGATAGAACTCCCGATGAAGCCGAAATGAAATTAAGAGTTATCCCACACAAACCAAATCATATAATGTTTATTTTAAATTCCATAAGCAGAATTGATGAAAATTGGAAACCATATTTATTTCAATAA